A single window of Buchnera aphidicola (Aphis nasturtii) DNA harbors:
- a CDS encoding DsbA family protein: MKKILIFLYIMLFSHTTFALELNHIKEYKIKKKYISQTPQIMQFFSFLCPYCYELEKTYNISNLIRKKINKNINIKTYHVNFLGGDLGKILTKIWIISEQMGVEDKIIMPIFKGIQETRTISDIHDIKNIFLKKTGISIHQYNQFWNSFFIKILIQKNNYDIKKVKLDYVPAMLINGKYTIKYSTLEMLFKNNFSSKYIALIKFLLLKNHKN; the protein is encoded by the coding sequence ATGAAAAAAATATTAATTTTTTTATATATCATGCTTTTTTCTCACACCACTTTTGCTTTAGAATTAAATCATATAAAAGAATACAAAATAAAAAAAAAATATATTTCTCAAACCCCTCAAATAATGCAATTTTTCTCTTTTTTATGCCCATATTGTTATGAACTTGAAAAAACATATAATATTAGCAATTTAATACGAAAAAAAATAAATAAAAATATAAATATCAAAACGTATCACGTTAATTTTTTAGGAGGAGATTTAGGAAAAATTTTAACAAAAATATGGATAATATCTGAACAAATGGGAGTAGAAGACAAAATAATAATGCCTATTTTTAAAGGAATTCAAGAAACGCGTACAATAAGTGATATTCATGATATTAAAAATATATTTCTAAAAAAAACAGGAATCAGTATTCATCAATACAATCAATTTTGGAATAGTTTTTTTATAAAAATATTAATTCAAAAAAATAATTATGATATAAAAAAAGTAAAATTAGATTATGTTCCAGCTATGTTAATAAACGGAAAATATACTATTAAATATTCTACATTAGAAATGTTATTTAAAAATAATTTTTCAAGCAAGTATATAGCATTAATCAAATTTTTGTTATTAAAAAATCACAAAAATTAG
- the gmk gene encoding guanylate kinase, with protein MSQGILFIISAPSGTGKSSLIKGLLKTKCLYNIQVSISHTTRIMRPGESHGEHYYFISKKEFRFMIQQKSFLEYAKVFNNYYGTSRKFIEKMLISGIDVFLDIDWQGANQIRYKIPNARSIFLLPPSKDVLYKRLRSRGQDSDIVISKRMEKAVDEMNHYSEYDYLIINDNFEKAINDLKTIIIAEHLCLLHQKKKYNILISQLLNN; from the coding sequence ATGTCACAAGGTATTCTTTTTATTATTTCAGCTCCCAGTGGAACAGGAAAATCGAGCCTTATTAAGGGATTATTAAAAACAAAATGTTTATATAACATTCAAGTTTCTATATCTCATACCACTAGGATTATGAGACCTGGCGAATCTCATGGAGAACATTATTATTTTATATCTAAAAAAGAATTTAGATTTATGATTCAACAAAAATCTTTTTTAGAATATGCGAAAGTATTTAATAATTATTATGGAACTTCACGCAAATTTATTGAAAAAATGTTAATTTCTGGAATTGATGTTTTTCTTGATATTGATTGGCAAGGAGCTAATCAGATTCGATATAAAATACCTAATGCGAGAAGTATTTTTTTACTACCTCCATCTAAAGATGTATTATATAAAAGATTGCGATCAAGAGGGCAGGATAGTGATATAGTTATTTCAAAGAGGATGGAAAAAGCTGTAGATGAAATGAATCATTATTCAGAGTATGATTATTTAATTATTAATGATAATTTTGAAAAAGCTATAAATGACTTAAAAACTATTATTATTGCTGAACATTTATGTTTATTACATCAAAAAAAGAAATATAATATATTAATTTCGCAATTATTAAATAATTAA
- the yihA gene encoding ribosome biogenesis GTP-binding protein YihA/YsxC yields the protein MSIINYNKTFFLKSISQVSDINIGHGIEIAFIGYSNSGKSSAINSLTNKKKLARCSKTPGRTQLINFFQVVSNFRIVDLPGYGYAKCPISIKLKWEKLIYSYLKTRKSLKGLVFLMDIRNPLKVYDQYIINIALDQNIPMFILLTKCDKLTLSQQKIQFQIVYAKLKVFLQEVKIELFSSFKKIGIKKLQSQLNIWYQMYK from the coding sequence TTGAGTATTATAAACTATAATAAAACTTTTTTTTTAAAAAGCATTTCTCAAGTGTCTGATATAAATATTGGACATGGGATTGAAATCGCTTTTATTGGATATTCTAATTCAGGAAAATCTAGTGCTATTAACTCTTTAACAAATAAAAAAAAACTAGCTAGATGCAGTAAGACTCCTGGACGGACTCAGTTAATTAATTTTTTTCAGGTTGTTTCGAATTTTAGAATAGTTGATCTTCCTGGTTATGGTTATGCTAAATGTCCGATATCAATAAAATTAAAATGGGAGAAATTAATATATAGTTATTTAAAAACACGAAAATCTTTAAAAGGTTTAGTGTTTTTAATGGATATTAGAAATCCTTTGAAAGTTTACGATCAATATATTATTAATATAGCTTTAGATCAGAACATACCTATGTTTATATTGTTAACTAAATGTGATAAGCTTACATTAAGCCAGCAGAAAATACAATTTCAAATTGTGTATGCAAAGTTAAAAGTTTTTTTACAAGAAGTCAAGATTGAATTGTTTTCGTCATTTAAGAAAATAGGTATTAAAAAATTACAATCTCAATTAAATATTTGGTATCAAATGTATAAATAA
- a CDS encoding 5'-3' exonuclease, translated as MHHITNKPVIIIDGTLYLYRSYFTFQFFNNDQENPYGAIYGTLKTIKNILLKYYNSKKIIIVFDSSKKTFRNKIFSAYKNNRPKMPNSLYIQIQPLFNILKNIGIKTLSIPGVEADDIIGSFSHKLEQSGEKVLIVSHDKDMIQLITDNISVLNISNNEIITPKKIQKKYGINPQEFIDLLALMGDKSDNIPGIPKIGIKTALFLLQKFSNIRNIYNNIEKIQLLSLRNAKNISNQLKTYKDTAFLSYKLAKIKLDIPICINSNDIILEKMCFSKLSNTIEQYNVKQKKHF; from the coding sequence ATGCATCATATAACAAATAAACCAGTGATTATAATAGATGGAACCTTGTATTTATATCGATCATACTTTACATTCCAGTTTTTTAACAATGATCAAGAAAATCCATATGGAGCTATATATGGTACATTAAAAACAATAAAAAATATTTTATTAAAATACTATAATTCAAAAAAAATTATTATTGTATTTGATTCATCTAAAAAAACTTTTAGAAATAAAATATTTAGCGCATATAAAAATAATAGACCTAAAATGCCTAATTCGCTTTATATTCAAATACAACCTCTTTTCAATATATTAAAAAATATTGGCATCAAAACTTTAAGCATTCCTGGTGTAGAAGCGGATGATATTATTGGTAGTTTTTCGCATAAACTTGAGCAATCTGGAGAAAAAGTATTAATTGTAAGTCATGATAAAGATATGATACAACTTATAACAGATAATATTAGCGTATTAAATATAAGTAATAATGAAATTATTACTCCAAAAAAAATACAAAAAAAATATGGTATTAATCCTCAAGAATTTATTGATCTTTTAGCTCTTATGGGAGATAAATCTGATAATATTCCAGGAATTCCTAAAATCGGTATAAAAACTGCACTATTTTTGCTTCAAAAATTTTCAAATATTCGAAATATTTATAATAATATTGAAAAAATACAACTTTTATCTTTAAGAAATGCTAAAAATATATCAAATCAACTAAAAACGTATAAAGATACTGCTTTTCTTTCGTACAAGTTAGCTAAAATAAAGTTAGATATTCCTATCTGTATAAATTCTAATGATATTATTTTAGAAAAAATGTGTTTTTCAAAATTATCTAATACAATTGAACAATATAATGTTAAGCAAAAAAAACACTTTTAA
- the typA gene encoding translational GTPase TypA, whose product MHQKIRNIAIIAHVDHGKTTLVDQLLQQSGTFKKHEEKTERIMDSNDLERERGITIISKNTSIKWKEYKINIVDTPGHADFGGEVERVMSMVDSVLLVVDALDGPMPQTRFVTKKAFKYGLNPIVVINKIDRKNSRPDWVVNQVFDLFVSLDANDEQLDFPIIYTSAIFGTSGTNHLKLESNMIPLYEAIIKHAPAPNVDPNEKFQMQISQLDYDNYLGLIGVGRVKQGYIKSNELVTVIDYLGNHKNGKISKVLNYFGMQRIEVGKGGAGDIIAITGINKLNISDTICHPENLKPLPILNIDQPTVNMFFSVNTSPLSGKEGKYITSRQILERLKKETMHNVALQIKDTKDANIFSVSGRGELHLSILIENMRREGFELEVSRPKIILREIDGFMQEPFEYLTLDIEEKHQGNIMRFIGERKGELKNMIIDKNKRVRLEYIVSSRALIGFRSEFMNITSGTGICYTSFSHYANKQNNEIGQRKNGVLISNGKGIAVGFALFNLQERGKLFLGHGTEVYEGQIIGLHNRSNDLTVNCLTGKKLTNMRASGTDEAIVLTTYKKFTLEEALSFINDDELVEITPSSIRLRKKYLKENERKKSNRDKNNLIN is encoded by the coding sequence ATGCATCAAAAAATAAGAAATATCGCTATTATAGCACATGTTGATCATGGAAAAACTACACTAGTTGATCAACTATTACAACAATCAGGTACTTTTAAAAAGCATGAAGAAAAAACTGAACGAATTATGGATTCAAATGATTTAGAAAGAGAAAGAGGTATTACAATAATATCCAAGAATACTTCTATAAAATGGAAAGAATATAAAATAAATATTGTGGATACACCTGGTCATGCTGATTTTGGAGGAGAAGTAGAACGAGTCATGTCTATGGTAGACTCAGTTTTACTGGTAGTTGATGCATTAGATGGGCCAATGCCTCAAACACGATTTGTTACTAAAAAAGCTTTTAAATATGGTCTTAATCCTATTGTAGTAATTAATAAAATTGATCGAAAAAATTCTCGTCCTGATTGGGTTGTAAATCAGGTTTTTGATTTATTTGTCAGTCTTGATGCTAATGATGAACAACTTGACTTTCCAATTATATATACTTCTGCAATTTTTGGAACTTCTGGAACTAATCATCTTAAGCTAGAAAGCAATATGATACCGCTATATGAAGCAATTATTAAACATGCACCTGCTCCTAATGTAGATCCTAATGAAAAATTTCAAATGCAAATTTCACAACTTGATTATGATAATTACTTAGGATTAATAGGAGTAGGTAGAGTTAAACAAGGTTATATAAAAAGTAATGAATTAGTCACTGTTATTGATTATTTAGGTAATCATAAAAACGGAAAAATTAGTAAAGTACTGAATTATTTTGGAATGCAACGAATAGAAGTAGGAAAAGGAGGAGCTGGCGATATAATCGCTATTACAGGTATCAATAAACTAAATATTTCTGATACAATTTGTCATCCAGAAAATTTAAAACCTCTTCCGATATTAAATATCGACCAACCTACAGTTAATATGTTTTTTTCAGTTAATACATCACCTTTATCTGGAAAAGAAGGCAAATATATTACATCCCGTCAAATATTAGAAAGATTGAAAAAAGAAACTATGCACAATGTCGCTTTACAAATAAAAGACACAAAAGATGCTAATATTTTTTCTGTATCTGGACGAGGCGAATTACATTTATCTATATTGATTGAAAATATGAGGCGTGAAGGATTTGAATTAGAAGTATCTCGTCCTAAAATCATTTTACGTGAAATAGATGGTTTTATGCAAGAACCTTTTGAGTATCTAACTTTAGATATCGAAGAAAAACATCAGGGTAATATTATGCGATTTATAGGAGAAAGAAAAGGTGAGTTAAAAAATATGATTATAGATAAAAATAAAAGAGTACGTCTTGAATATATTGTATCAAGCAGAGCGCTTATAGGTTTTCGTTCAGAATTCATGAATATAACTTCTGGAACTGGAATATGTTATACATCTTTCAGTCATTACGCAAACAAACAAAACAATGAAATTGGGCAAAGAAAAAATGGTGTTTTAATTTCTAATGGAAAAGGAATAGCTGTAGGATTTGCTTTATTTAATTTACAAGAAAGAGGAAAATTATTTTTAGGTCATGGAACTGAAGTATATGAAGGTCAAATCATAGGATTACACAATCGTTCTAATGACTTAACTGTAAACTGTTTAACAGGGAAAAAACTAACTAATATGAGAGCTTCGGGAACTGATGAGGCTATAGTTTTAACAACTTATAAAAAGTTTACTTTAGAAGAAGCGTTATCATTTATTAATGACGATGAATTAGTTGAAATTACACCCAGTTCGATACGTTTGCGTAAGAAATATTTAAAAGAGAACGAAAGAAAAAAATCAAATCGAGATAAAAATAATTTAATTAATTAA
- the ygfZ gene encoding tRNA-modifying protein YgfZ codes for MSLFNFSKNVVYPSIRLPLTLMSLEEWSIIYIDGIDSKKFLQNQLTIDINSLEKKLHKICAYCNLNGRVYSTMLLFHYKKGYACIIKKSLFDLQIQAFIKYTVFLKVQIHQLNDIFLLGLSGNDSKLFLSKQFKEIPNNSKPVVSNQEATILWLSNPCERFLLVLSLKNFLLFKKKINTKILLNNSKQWISLDIEAGYPIIGKTMSQKFLPQSINLDKLQAISFNKGCYYGQEIIARVFYKNLNKHGLYLLSSKGTIQPKIGSIIETKISKKWLRIGFLLSIVHLYSNEIWIQAVLNKSINVQNIFRVHGFKTIFLIKY; via the coding sequence ATGTCACTATTTAATTTTTCAAAAAATGTTGTTTATCCATCAATTCGATTACCTTTAACATTAATGTCTCTTGAAGAATGGTCTATTATCTATATAGATGGTATTGATAGTAAAAAATTTCTTCAAAATCAATTAACAATTGATATAAATTCTCTAGAAAAAAAACTTCATAAAATATGTGCTTATTGTAATTTAAACGGTAGAGTTTATAGTACTATGTTGTTATTTCATTATAAAAAAGGATATGCTTGTATTATAAAAAAAAGTTTATTTGATTTACAAATTCAAGCGTTTATAAAATATACTGTTTTTTTAAAAGTTCAAATACATCAATTAAATGATATTTTCTTATTAGGATTATCTGGAAATGATTCTAAATTATTTTTATCGAAACAATTTAAAGAAATACCGAATAATAGTAAACCTGTTGTTTCTAATCAAGAAGCAACCATACTTTGGCTTTCAAATCCATGTGAACGATTTTTATTAGTTTTGTCTTTAAAAAATTTTTTGTTATTTAAAAAAAAAATTAACACAAAGATTCTACTAAATAATAGTAAACAATGGATTTCGTTGGATATAGAAGCGGGATACCCAATAATTGGAAAAACTATGTCTCAAAAGTTTTTGCCACAATCTATCAATCTAGATAAACTTCAAGCAATTAGTTTTAATAAAGGATGTTATTATGGACAAGAAATAATAGCTCGAGTGTTTTATAAAAATTTAAATAAACATGGATTATATTTATTATCAAGTAAAGGAACGATACAGCCTAAAATTGGTTCTATTATTGAAACAAAAATATCAAAAAAATGGTTAAGAATTGGTTTTTTATTATCAATAGTGCATTTATATTCTAATGAAATCTGGATACAAGCAGTGTTAAATAAATCTATTAATGTCCAAAATATTTTTAGAGTTCATGGATTTAAAACAATTTTTTTAATTAAATACTAA
- the lysS gene encoding lysine--tRNA ligase: MFKEKTIRKEKLTEMKKNGFSYPNHFKKKINSITIHKIYGNKTNDELKIMNVQVSIAGRMIKRRIMGKAAFFILQDIEGQVQVYIQEKSITSEFYHNDFKKWDIGDILGVDGYLFKTQTKELSVYAKNIIILTKSLKSFPDKFHGLLNQEKRYRQRYLDLISNNQIYNIFKHRSNIIQFIRKFMIENKFLEVETPMLHNIPGGASARPFKTHHNEINKTMYLRIAPELYLKKLIIGGFERIFELNRNFRNEGVSTRHNPEFTMMEAYIAYSDYQYMMKFTEKLLKNIINYLFNSNKIIYKEHYINFEIPFSKLTMKEAILKFHTNISFSDLKNLKKIKKIANNINIEINENWNIGQIENEIFEKTVEKHLIQPTFITEYPVEVSPLARRNNINPKITDRFELFIAGYEIGNGFSELNDAEDQKDRFLNQIKMKKKEENKDIFYDADYIEALQYGLPPTSGLGIGIDRLIMILTNQKSIREVILFPTLRSSLK, translated from the coding sequence ATGTTTAAAGAAAAAACAATAAGAAAAGAAAAATTAACTGAAATGAAAAAAAATGGATTTTCTTATCCAAACCATTTTAAAAAAAAAATAAATTCTATAACAATTCATAAAATATATGGAAATAAAACAAATGATGAACTAAAAATAATGAATGTTCAAGTTTCTATTGCTGGTCGTATGATTAAAAGAAGAATTATGGGAAAAGCTGCTTTTTTTATATTACAAGATATAGAAGGACAAGTACAAGTATATATACAAGAAAAATCAATTACATCTGAATTTTATCATAACGATTTTAAAAAATGGGATATTGGAGATATTTTAGGAGTAGATGGTTACTTATTTAAGACACAAACAAAAGAATTATCTGTTTATGCTAAAAATATTATAATACTCACCAAATCGTTAAAATCTTTTCCGGATAAATTTCACGGGCTATTAAATCAAGAAAAACGTTATAGACAAAGATATTTAGATTTAATTAGTAATAATCAAATATACAATATTTTTAAACATCGTTCAAATATTATTCAATTCATTCGAAAATTTATGATAGAAAATAAGTTTTTAGAAGTAGAAACTCCTATGCTACATAATATTCCTGGTGGCGCTTCTGCTCGTCCATTTAAAACTCACCATAATGAAATAAATAAAACAATGTATTTAAGAATAGCGCCAGAACTGTATTTAAAAAAATTAATTATTGGAGGGTTTGAACGTATTTTTGAGCTAAATAGAAATTTTAGAAATGAAGGAGTTTCTACTAGACATAATCCTGAATTTACTATGATGGAAGCATATATCGCTTATTCAGATTATCAATATATGATGAAATTTACAGAAAAATTATTAAAAAATATAATAAATTATCTATTTAATAGTAATAAAATTATATATAAAGAACATTATATAAATTTTGAAATACCATTTTCTAAATTAACTATGAAGGAAGCTATTTTAAAATTTCATACCAATATTTCTTTTTCTGATTTAAAAAATTTAAAAAAAATTAAAAAAATTGCGAATAACATCAATATAGAAATAAACGAAAATTGGAATATCGGTCAAATAGAAAATGAAATTTTTGAAAAAACAGTAGAAAAACATTTAATCCAACCAACTTTTATTACTGAATACCCAGTAGAAGTCTCTCCGTTAGCTAGACGTAATAATATTAATCCGAAAATCACTGATAGATTCGAGTTATTTATTGCAGGATATGAAATAGGTAATGGATTTTCAGAATTAAATGATGCAGAAGATCAAAAAGATAGATTTTTAAACCAAATAAAAATGAAAAAAAAAGAAGAAAATAAAGATATTTTTTATGACGCAGATTATATAGAAGCATTACAATATGGATTACCTCCTACTTCAGGGCTAGGAATTGGAATAGATCGTTTAATTATGATACTAACTAATCAAAAAAGTATTCGAGAAGTAATTTTATTTCCTACCTTACGTTCATCTTTAAAATAA
- the thyA gene encoding thymidylate synthase — MKKYLQLIKKIIKHGKPKNDRTGTGTLSIFGHNIRFNLKKGFPLVTTKKCYIPAIIHELLWFLKGDTNIKYLNKNKIFIWDNWADQFGDLGPIYGKQWRSWNASDGKKIDQIKNIIKQLKNNPDSRRLLVCSWNVGEIGQMSLPPCHILFQFYVFQNKLSCQLYQRSCDVFLGLPFNIASYSMLTHMIAQQCNFEVDEFIWTGGDIHLYKNHISLAKKQLLRNPRKLPKLIILNKPKSLFNYTFEDFKIINYNPHPSIHGVISV; from the coding sequence ATGAAAAAATACTTACAGTTAATAAAAAAAATAATTAAACATGGAAAACCAAAAAATGATCGAACTGGAACAGGAACGTTATCTATTTTTGGACATAATATAAGATTTAATTTAAAAAAAGGATTTCCTCTTGTTACAACAAAAAAATGCTACATACCTGCTATTATTCACGAGCTTTTATGGTTTTTAAAAGGAGATACTAATATCAAATATCTTAATAAAAATAAAATATTTATTTGGGATAATTGGGCTGATCAATTTGGTGATCTTGGACCTATTTATGGGAAGCAATGGCGAAGTTGGAACGCATCAGATGGAAAAAAAATTGATCAAATAAAAAATATAATAAAACAATTAAAAAACAATCCTGATTCTCGTAGATTATTAGTATGTAGTTGGAACGTCGGAGAAATAGGTCAAATGTCTTTACCTCCTTGTCATATATTATTTCAATTTTATGTATTTCAAAATAAGTTAAGTTGCCAACTATATCAACGTTCTTGCGATGTTTTTCTAGGATTACCATTTAACATTGCAAGTTATTCAATGCTTACACATATGATAGCACAACAATGTAATTTTGAAGTTGATGAATTTATATGGACAGGTGGCGACATTCATTTATATAAAAATCATATTTCATTAGCAAAAAAACAACTTCTTCGAAATCCTCGAAAATTACCAAAATTAATAATATTAAACAAACCTAAGTCATTGTTTAATTATACTTTTGAAGATTTTAAAATTATTAATTATAATCCTCATCCCTCCATTCATGGCGTAATATCTGTATAA
- the prfB gene encoding peptide chain release factor 2 (programmed frameshift), translated as MIDINIISNKIETLNHRKNDLKRYLDYNTKKLRILEINLELLNPEIWKIQKSIYKLNKEKNLLNIIVDNINRIETKLKETNIFLELAKETKDNTVMQDIIKEVKKIEQKIKKLEFYRMFSKKYDNCNCYIDIQSGSGGTESQDWSKILLRMYLKWCDKKKFKTEIIEESIGEIVGIKYATVQVLGAYAFGWLRTETGIHRLIRKSPFDSGNRRHTSFSSVFIYPDIEEKVNVEINLSDLRIDVYRASGAGGQHVNRTESAVRITHIPTNLVTQCQSNRSQHKNKEQAIKQMKSKLYKLQMQKKRKEQNKIENNKLDISWGHQIRSYILDHSKIKDLRTGIEKHDVQSVLNGDLDDFIEHSLILGL; from the exons ATGATAGATATTAATATCATAAGTAATAAAATTGAAACATTAAATCATCGGAAAAATGATTTGAAGAGGTATCTT GACTATAATACAAAAAAATTAAGAATTTTAGAAATTAATTTAGAACTATTAAATCCTGAAATATGGAAAATACAAAAATCTATATATAAATTAAATAAAGAAAAAAATTTATTAAATATCATTGTTGATAATATTAATAGAATTGAAACAAAATTAAAAGAAACTAATATTTTTCTAGAGTTAGCTAAGGAAACCAAAGACAATACAGTCATGCAAGACATTATTAAAGAAGTCAAAAAAATTGAACAAAAAATTAAAAAACTTGAATTTTATCGTATGTTTTCAAAAAAATATGATAATTGCAATTGTTATATTGATATACAATCTGGATCTGGTGGAACAGAATCACAAGATTGGTCAAAAATATTATTAAGAATGTATTTAAAATGGTGCGATAAAAAGAAATTTAAAACTGAAATTATTGAAGAATCTATCGGTGAAATAGTGGGTATAAAATATGCTACAGTCCAGGTATTAGGAGCATACGCTTTTGGATGGTTAAGAACTGAAACTGGAATTCATCGTCTTATTAGAAAAAGTCCATTCGACTCGGGAAATAGAAGACATACTTCATTTAGTTCAGTTTTTATATATCCAGATATAGAAGAAAAAGTTAATGTTGAAATTAACTTATCTGACTTAAGAATAGATGTTTATAGAGCTTCTGGAGCCGGCGGTCAACATGTAAATCGAACAGAATCTGCAGTGCGAATTACTCATATCCCTACTAATCTTGTTACTCAATGTCAAAGTAACAGATCTCAGCACAAAAATAAAGAACAAGCAATAAAACAAATGAAATCAAAATTATATAAATTACAAATGCAAAAAAAAAGAAAAGAACAAAATAAAATAGAAAATAATAAATTAGATATTAGCTGGGGTCATCAAATACGTTCTTATATACTAGATCATTCAAAAATTAAAGATCTTAGAACAGGAATAGAAAAACATGATGTACAATCTGTATTAAATGGTGATTTAGATGATTTCATTGAGCATAGTTTAATATTAGGATTATAG
- the lysA gene encoding diaminopimelate decarboxylase produces the protein MPQLINTTTSNLNIKNIKYLIKKYQSPFWVYDANIIYNKIQLLKQFDIIRFAQKACSNTHILQLMRKNNLKVDAVSLGEIQRALSAGFKKNSDEIIFTADLFDKETLSKIIKYNIPVNAGSLDMLKQLGSISPGHHIWLRINPKFGYGHSKKTNTGGENSKHGIWDPSLAIPIIKKYNLKLIGLHMHIGSGVNYEHLKKVCHAMIKSAIQINKKIIFISAGGGLPIPYKFNEKPINIKKYFALWDQARNKISQFLKTPIQLEIEPGRFLVAESGVLVSQVRAIKKMGNKNFVLIDAGFNDLMRPTMYGSYHHISVIPSNNRKINEYKTIETVIGGPLCESGDIFTQKEGGNIETRTLPIMQIGDYLIFHDTGAYGASMSSNYNTRPLIQEILIENNTFKTIRRRQTIEELLSLEQ, from the coding sequence ATGCCTCAATTAATCAACACAACTACAAGTAATCTTAATATTAAAAATATTAAATATCTCATAAAAAAATATCAATCTCCATTTTGGGTTTATGATGCAAATATCATTTATAATAAAATTCAATTATTAAAACAATTTGATATTATTAGATTTGCTCAAAAAGCTTGTTCTAATACTCATATTTTACAATTAATGAGAAAAAATAATTTGAAAGTAGATGCTGTATCATTAGGGGAAATACAACGAGCTTTATCAGCTGGATTTAAAAAAAATAGTGATGAAATTATTTTTACTGCAGATTTATTTGATAAAGAAACGCTATCTAAAATTATTAAATATAATATCCCAGTAAATGCAGGTTCATTAGATATGTTAAAACAGTTAGGAAGTATTTCTCCCGGTCATCATATTTGGTTGCGAATTAATCCTAAATTTGGTTATGGTCATAGCAAAAAAACAAATACTGGAGGAGAAAATAGCAAACATGGAATTTGGGATCCTAGTTTAGCAATTCCTATTATAAAGAAATATAATTTAAAATTAATAGGTTTACATATGCATATTGGTTCTGGTGTTAATTATGAACATTTAAAAAAAGTTTGTCATGCAATGATAAAAAGTGCAATTCAAATAAATAAAAAAATAATATTTATCTCCGCAGGAGGTGGTTTGCCAATACCTTATAAATTTAACGAAAAACCTATTAATATAAAAAAATATTTTGCTTTATGGGATCAAGCAAGAAATAAAATTTCTCAATTTTTAAAAACACCAATTCAATTAGAAATCGAGCCAGGTAGATTTTTAGTAGCAGAATCAGGAGTATTAGTCTCTCAAGTAAGAGCAATTAAAAAAATGGGTAATAAAAATTTTGTTTTAATCGACGCAGGATTTAATGACTTAATGAGGCCAACAATGTATGGAAGTTATCATCATATATCTGTGATACCATCAAATAATAGAAAAATTAATGAATATAAAACCATCGAAACAGTTATAGGAGGTCCATTATGTGAATCAGGAGATATATTTACGCAAAAAGAAGGAGGAAATATAGAAACAAGAACATTACCTATAATGCAAATAGGAGATTATTTAATTTTTCATGATACAGGTGCATATGGTGCATCTATGTCATCTAATTATAATACTAGACCACTTATTCAAGAAATATTAATAGAAAATAATACTTTTAAAACTATTAGAAGAAGACAAACCATTGAAGAATTATTAAGTTTAGAACAATAA